In the genome of Gemmatimonadota bacterium, one region contains:
- a CDS encoding type I restriction endonuclease subunit R: MIPPPGVKGVSAGYGELELVELPAINLLKSLGWMYTNLFTETFGELGSEGRQSESQVILTRRLRDALEVLNPGLPLDAYGQAVEQLAQDRSKQIAVNANRDFYRLLKDGVKVKVPDEHGTHSTETLRVIDWDAPGNNEFFLTSQMWVAGDMYRRRCDLVGFVNGLPLVFIELKQPAVPLKSAFDDNLRDYRGQSIPQLFHPNAFILLSNGSETKVGTLTSEWEHFFDWKRVADEGEVGKVSLERTLRGLLEPGRLLDYIENFTVFEEGKGGWIKKIAKNHQLLGVNKSIARLVELRKGERHESKRLGVFWHTQGSGKSLSMVFFTQKVLRKVLGSCTFVIVTDREELDDQISKTFKATGATSKEDVRATNGDHLKELLRGNERYIFTLIQKFRNELGRPYPMLSDRSDVIVITDEAHRSQYDIFALNMRNALPNAGFIGFTGTPLIKGEEERTREVFGDYVSVYDFARSVADGATVPLYYENRIPEVQLTNAELNRDLELLLEAAELDEEQEKKLEREFGREYHIITREDRLDAIAKDIVAHFTGRGYRGKAMMVCIDKATAVRMYGKVQFYWKAEVARLIAAQAQALGDALEALTERIRLMETTDMAVVVSQGQNEVADLKAKGLDILPHRKRMLKEDMDEKFKDPADNLRLVFVCAMWITGFDVPTCSTIYLDKPMRAHTLMQTIARANRVAPGKESGLIVDYIGIFRALQRALATYAQPEPGEASSEGRGPILDKTELVAALQSALSEATVFAELRGVRLSNISHAQGFERIGLIDDAVEAFLASEAEKQNFLQLASRVARLFKAILPDPLANELAPLAVLVAYIAAKIRSETDPADISDVMGEVEALLNDSIATEGYRIGPASQPAALINLSEIDFEALQAKFTAGHKRTEAEKLKRLIEGQLHQMLAMNSSRVDLAEKFQKLIDEYNAGSRNIEQFFLELKEFARALTEEDRRAMAEGLSEEELALFDILTKPEPVLTKAEEADVKRVARELLETLKREKLVLDWREKQQARAAVMQTLKLEMRGLPARYTLELRKAKVDRAYAHVFDHYFGAGESAYNTLRRAG; encoded by the coding sequence ATGATTCCGCCTCCCGGGGTGAAGGGGGTCTCCGCAGGCTACGGCGAACTGGAGCTGGTTGAGTTGCCGGCGATCAACCTACTTAAATCCTTGGGCTGGATGTATACCAATTTATTCACCGAGACCTTCGGGGAATTGGGGAGCGAAGGGCGCCAGAGCGAGTCGCAAGTCATCCTGACCCGTCGCCTACGCGACGCGCTCGAGGTGCTGAACCCCGGGCTGCCACTCGACGCCTATGGTCAAGCGGTTGAGCAACTTGCACAGGACCGGTCCAAGCAGATCGCCGTCAATGCCAATCGTGACTTCTACCGGCTCCTGAAGGACGGCGTCAAAGTAAAGGTGCCCGACGAGCACGGCACACACAGCACCGAGACTCTCCGTGTTATTGACTGGGATGCTCCGGGCAACAACGAGTTCTTCCTCACCTCGCAAATGTGGGTCGCCGGCGACATGTATCGCCGCCGATGTGACCTCGTAGGCTTCGTCAACGGCCTGCCGTTGGTGTTCATTGAGCTCAAGCAACCGGCGGTCCCGCTGAAGAGCGCATTCGACGATAACCTGCGCGACTACCGCGGCCAGAGCATCCCGCAGCTCTTCCACCCCAATGCGTTCATCCTGCTCTCGAATGGCTCCGAGACAAAGGTTGGCACGCTGACGAGCGAGTGGGAGCACTTCTTCGACTGGAAGCGGGTGGCCGACGAAGGCGAGGTCGGAAAGGTGAGCCTGGAGCGGACACTTCGGGGATTGCTGGAACCGGGCCGGCTCCTCGACTACATCGAAAACTTCACGGTGTTCGAGGAGGGAAAGGGCGGCTGGATCAAGAAGATCGCGAAGAACCACCAACTCCTCGGCGTGAACAAGTCCATCGCGCGCCTGGTGGAGCTGCGGAAGGGCGAACGCCATGAGAGCAAGAGACTCGGGGTCTTTTGGCACACCCAGGGTTCGGGAAAGAGCCTCTCGATGGTGTTCTTCACCCAGAAGGTCCTCCGCAAAGTCTTAGGAAGTTGCACCTTCGTGATCGTCACGGATCGCGAGGAACTCGACGATCAAATCAGCAAGACCTTCAAAGCGACCGGGGCCACCTCCAAGGAGGATGTGCGGGCTACCAACGGGGACCACCTGAAGGAGCTGCTCCGCGGGAACGAGCGCTACATCTTCACCCTGATCCAGAAATTCAGGAACGAACTCGGTCGGCCCTACCCGATGCTCTCGGATCGATCGGATGTGATCGTGATTACCGACGAGGCGCACCGGAGCCAGTACGACATCTTCGCCCTCAACATGCGGAACGCACTTCCGAACGCCGGCTTTATCGGGTTCACCGGCACACCGCTCATCAAGGGAGAAGAGGAGAGGACTCGGGAGGTCTTCGGCGACTATGTCAGCGTCTACGACTTCGCCCGGTCGGTCGCCGACGGCGCGACGGTGCCACTCTACTACGAAAACCGGATCCCAGAAGTACAGCTGACCAACGCGGAGTTGAACCGGGACTTGGAACTCCTGCTGGAGGCCGCTGAGCTGGACGAGGAGCAAGAGAAGAAGCTGGAGCGGGAATTCGGACGCGAGTACCACATCATCACCCGCGAAGATCGGCTCGATGCTATTGCCAAGGATATCGTGGCCCACTTCACCGGTCGCGGATACCGTGGCAAGGCGATGATGGTATGTATCGACAAGGCGACGGCGGTCCGGATGTACGGCAAAGTCCAATTCTACTGGAAGGCCGAGGTTGCAAGGCTTATCGCCGCACAGGCTCAGGCCCTTGGGGATGCCCTCGAGGCCCTGACGGAGCGCATCCGGCTGATGGAGACCACCGATATGGCTGTGGTGGTCTCGCAGGGCCAGAATGAGGTGGCGGACCTCAAAGCCAAAGGCCTGGATATCCTCCCGCACCGGAAGCGGATGCTGAAGGAGGATATGGACGAGAAGTTCAAGGACCCAGCCGACAACCTCCGATTGGTCTTCGTTTGCGCGATGTGGATCACCGGCTTCGATGTGCCTACCTGCTCGACCATCTACCTCGATAAGCCCATGAGGGCACACACCCTGATGCAGACCATCGCCAGGGCAAACCGTGTAGCCCCCGGCAAAGAGTCGGGGCTGATCGTCGATTATATCGGCATCTTCCGGGCACTGCAGCGCGCCCTCGCCACCTATGCCCAGCCCGAGCCCGGCGAAGCGTCGTCCGAGGGCCGTGGACCGATCCTGGACAAGACCGAGCTCGTGGCCGCACTCCAATCTGCGTTGAGTGAGGCGACCGTGTTCGCCGAGCTGAGGGGGGTGCGTCTAAGCAACATCTCTCATGCGCAGGGATTCGAGCGGATCGGGCTGATTGATGACGCAGTGGAAGCCTTCCTGGCGAGCGAAGCGGAGAAGCAGAACTTCCTGCAGCTGGCGAGTCGGGTGGCCAGACTGTTCAAGGCGATCCTTCCCGACCCACTGGCCAACGAACTGGCCCCCCTCGCAGTACTCGTCGCATACATTGCCGCGAAGATTCGTTCGGAGACCGATCCGGCCGATATCTCGGATGTTATGGGCGAGGTCGAGGCTCTCCTGAACGACTCGATCGCGACTGAGGGGTACCGGATTGGGCCAGCCAGTCAGCCGGCCGCGCTGATCAACCTTTCCGAGATCGACTTTGAGGCACTGCAGGCGAAGTTCACTGCCGGTCACAAGCGCACGGAGGCAGAGAAGCTCAAGCGGCTGATCGAGGGGCAGCTCCACCAGATGCTCGCGATGAACAGCTCTCGAGTTGACCTGGCCGAGAAGTTCCAGAAACTGATCGATGAGTACAACGCCGGCAGCCGGAACATCGAACAGTTCTTCCTCGAGCTGAAGGAGTTCGCGCGGGCGCTGACCGAGGAGGACCGTCGGGCGATGGCGGAGGGGCTCAGCGAAGAGGAGCTCGCGCTCTTCGATATTCTGACCAAGCCGGAGCCGGTCCTGACCAAGGCCGAGGAAGCTGATGTGAAAAGGGTGGCCCGGGAGCTCCTTGAGACCCTGAAGCGAGAGAAACTCGTCCTCGATTGGCGAGAAAAACAGCAAGCGCGAGCCGCGGTGATGCAGACCCTGAAGCTCGAGATGCGGGGATTACCTGCGCGGTACACCCTGGAGCTGCGGAAGGCGAAGGTCGACCGGGCATACGCCCATGTGTTCGACCACTATTTCGGGGCTGGGGAGAGCGCGTACAACACACTGAGGCGAGCGGGGTAG